TtgataagtacatatttacatacatattcatcGCCCTATCGCCAACAAATTTCGAGTTTCGTTAACAAAAGTTTCCTTATATGAGTCAGTTCTAAAATAAAGTATACGTACACAATGGCAATTGCAACACATGCAATATATATTGACAACGATTCAAGATCCTATATTTATTGAACGTTTAGTATGCAATATTAATGAATCGTGATCCATATCACAACATTATTGAATATATTGAAATCCGGATCACATTTTGTGGATCATGCGATCAGTATTGAACGTATATCACATTTTGTATACCATATAAATTCGAAATGCGAGGGGCGAGGGGCGAGGaaacaaaggaaaaaattaaacaattgcccacttttaattaaaaatttatttttatttacatacaatttttgaGAATTCTTAACAATGGTGTATAGCGTGTTTTGTTCCAATGCTGCCTTTGAATATGTGGGTATGCAAATGTTTggtaattattaaattaattacttgGAAAATACGGCTGTAAAGTTAACGATAGTATTGAAAAGTATTTCTGCCTACCGAAGTCcaatattttgaaagaattaTAGAGGTAACTAACATATACACAACCAGTAACTCATAAGGCCTTTGCATAAAAAAGAGATGAACGAGTACAAGTATTCAAGCATTTCATTTacaattatcaattgttattaagCAACTCACAGAAACATTAACAGAAGCCTCTGGTTGCGCTGTTGGGTAATTAAACGATAGTTGACTTGCAGGgaatatattaaatgaaattgatGTAGAAAATTTCACATCTCTATACTTGTGGACTATATTCCAATTGTTGCAACCCTGTTATGGCATCCACTCAACGATTGACAAACGAAACATATTTCTTTCCACTTCAGCCGAAGCACACGACCGAGATAggtgaaaattttcagaaaatcgcTTCTGAATTTGTGTAATTCGTTTTTCGACCAACAACGGATAAATAAGTGGAGTAGTtatcatttaatattttcagtgcGTGgctagtaaatatattttctaaaaagacAAGTGTAAATTGCGGGTTTTGCTATTGTCGCAGTGCTTTGCAACGCAGTTAGCAAAGCAGCACAGCGCTGGCCGCAGTAGCGCCGCCATtggaagaagaaattttaatacgTCGCGTTTTTGCCAATCCATTTGTCGTGACGCACCTGGCAAGAGAAATCATATTTGTGAGCTAAAAAATCGGCACCAAATCAAAGGAAGTTTCAAGCTCTTTGTTGCAGTTTTTGGTTTGTGTTAAGCTGCTGAACTATTTTCTGGTATATATTGGGGGAAAAAATAGCTGAAAAATGAGTGCCGGAATGCCCGAGTTGGGCTCTAAGATCAGCTTGATCTCCAAAGCTGATATTCGGTACGAGGGTCGCCTATACACCGTAGATCCCCAGGAGTGCACTATTGCTCTTTCGAACGGTAAGTTACACCTACACATTAGTTGCATATACCGTTATGTGGAGCGCTAATCACACCATTTGCAAATTTGGGGGGAAAATGTTTCTTTGCTGTTGTGCAGTCGTTGTTGACGTCGGCGTCAACGTAATAGCGAAGGTAACAGCAAAGCAGTGTAAAAGCGAATTGAACGAAAAGGAGTGTAGAAAACCGTgcagtgtaaaaaaaaagaaaatggttTCTTTCATTTATGCTGTTTCATTTCACATCGTTCTTTAATTCCTTTGATTATTGCGTTTTGTTTGTTGGTGTATTCATgttattgaaagttttttttgttgatttgtagttctcttattttttaatgtcaTGTTGGCACTGATTTTTTTCACttcagtaaatatattttttataagtcaACATTTTTACatcaatttattgtttttatatataataattttcaattaactttCTTGTGTGTTCGGGCCGTTATTCTGAACAACGATTAACGGAAATAACTGCTACCGTTATTAGTGTTTCCCACGAtgtgtttaataattttgtatgtaatttttttttatgaatttcttaagctaatttaaaatttatataataagtaaattatgacataaaaaattaaattccataGTCTAAAGCaaactttttgaataaatatttatatatttatcggatatgtatattcattgaCATGTTTTTCAAACTTAACATTTTAAGGAAGTTACTATAATAAACTGTTtcatatttaactttatttcaGTTCGATCGTTCGGAACAGAGGACCGGGAGACACAGTTTCAAATTGCTCCACAGAGCCAAATATATGATTATATACTTTTTAGAGGTTCTGATATCAAAGACATTCGGGTTGTTAATAACAGCCTTCCGCATCCAAATGACCCGGCTATAATGCAAGTGCAGCTACAAAATGGGCAGCATATGATGCCGCATTTCCCCATGCCCAATATGAATCCTCCCCATGCACCGCCGATGAACACAGTCGGAGGATATGGCAATCCTTTTGGAATGGGAGGACTAGGTATTGGAGGGGCTGGTGGTGCTGCGCCTTCATTAGCACCTGGATCTGGAGCACCGGGACCATATATATTAGGTGGTGGTAATCAACCACAATCAACTCAACCGCCTCAgccacaacagcagcagcaatcgaaatcacaacaacaacaaaaacaaccaagtGAGTTacttaccaacaacaacaacaatctgaCCCATGTTCAGCAACCAGACCAAATACAGGAACAAACACAACAGCTATCACTTCATAATAAAACAATTGCATCCACAATACCAACGAACCAGACCCAGTTGCAGCAACATAATGATTTAAACGCATCGACGCAAACGAATTTAACGCCAACGTCGAACACTTTAAATTTGGGAGCAATTGGTGGTGCTGGTAGTATAATTGGTAGTAATGGTAATAGTGGCGGTGTCATCGGTAGTAACCGTATAACTAGCGGCGGCGCCAGCCTCATTGGAGGTTTACTCGGTAGTGGTGGAGGTGCTTCTTCTGGTAGCAATATTACTATTTTAGGTGCAACTAacaaagtgaagaaaataatgTCTCAAGCTGCACTTAAAGAGCACAAAGACCAAGGTGTGATGGTAACGCCTTTTTTGAATTGGAGAAAGTTTGATTTGTGcgctttattttatatttttttttatctttgaattttttttgtaaacaaatatttttttaatttaaatatcatCACTCTTTTAAGTTGATTTCGTATTAGTAAATATCGGTAGATTTGAATTATTCTAAAAGTcgtaattgaatattttataaagcattgactAGCAATTACTTGCTCCTTGGTTTAAAGTGTTTCGACATCTGGACATTTTTATCATGTAGACGATCTGACTTGATACACATTTCGGacatattctttaaaaattacattttttgtataaaagaaataggaattctcaatattttagtacttttaagtaatttttttcaacagtaGGGTCTTCGTGGGGCGAAGTTTTCAGAAGCCATATGCTAGTTAAAGTCAGtattaatttttcatgtgaTTGTTTCATTGTTTCGAGAATTAGATAAGTATACGGTTTTTTTAAGAGAGagttctttaaatttattttgaactcGATCTGCACGAATCCTTTACTAATGGTATTATTGAATAAAGAGTAATTAATAAATTGAGGACAATCTTTGGATTTCTAGTGAGAAGCCACgttcaatactttttttaacttttgaaagAACTCAAAATTAGCTTGAAAATAGCAGAAAAGAGGCAGAGATTCACTCTCATTTATTGCTTGCTGTCCCTTATTTAGTAGTttcgagttattttttttttatacttatctttttttattttagataatttaatttaaagcacatgcattttgtataataatgtatatattcttaaaagagtaataaaataatgtaataatgtTTCTTTAGACATACTTGCCGGTGCATCGCGCTCAACGACACCTATGAGCCATGTTTCGCTAAAGAGCGGTTCACCCGATTTGGCTGCTCAGCAACAGCATCAAAATCAACATCCGAATCAGAACACTGGACATGGCGGCAACTCGCGTGATGCTGGCCACAAGCGACAAAATCATCAACAACGTGGTGGTAACAATAATCAACGCAACAATGATTTTTACCAACAGTCACGTGATCGACGTGATTCTGGACGTCACACCGACGGAAACTATAATAATCAACATGAGGTTCGTGGTGGTAATAATTATAGTAATCAACGTAATAACCATCAacgtggtggtggtggcggcggaGGCGGCCAAAATCATGCTTGGACCATGCACCGTGGTGGACCTAATAATGCTAACAATATGATGGTACGGAATCGAGGTGGCGGACGTGGACGGATGCAAAATCAAGTGAGTATGCAGGGTGAAAATTAGACGAAAGTCCAAAATCCAATTATGTTCGCAAAGACTAGCAAATGAAAATGACACAGCTATTTAAATtctcttttttgtttgctttcagGGCTTTCGACCAATGGGCGGTCCTGGCGGCAATCAAAATAAACCCCGGAATCCGAAGAAtgctattaaatttttacaagatTTCGACTTTGAGCAGGCCAATGTTAAATTCGAGGAGCTACGTTCCCAATTGTCCAAATTAAAGGTGGGCGAAGAACCCAAAACAGAGCAGGTATTCATTcgctttattttgcttattttgtttgttttatttttacgatttatatttctttttacatcacaatttatattttaaataacatcattaacaaattcaacataatacatatttattactgtaatttaataaaatgaaatcctCTTGAATTCAAGACGAACTTCTATGATATTGCAACCGAGACGAGATCGTAATTCgtattatataatttacattttcttgATTAAAATACATTAGAGttcatctcaaattcaaaagATTTCAATCTCATATTGTGCTGCGAAATTTGTAACCCCCTATATgttatttaacttttaatattattttgcttattgttgtattttttctttacaacgTGAATTGTAAGTGTACAATATAACTTGTT
This genomic stretch from Bactrocera dorsalis isolate Fly_Bdor chromosome 5, ASM2337382v1, whole genome shotgun sequence harbors:
- the LOC105233086 gene encoding protein LSM14 homolog B isoform X3, which codes for MSAGMPELGSKISLISKADIRYEGRLYTVDPQECTIALSNVRSFGTEDRETQFQIAPQSQIYDYILFRGSDIKDIRVVNNSLPHPNDPAIMQVQLQNGQHMMPHFPMPNMNPPHAPPMNTVGGYGNPFGMGGLGIGGAGGAAPSLAPGSGAPGPYILGGGNQPQSTQPPQPQQQQQSKSQQQQKQPNILAGASRSTTPMSHVSLKSGSPDLAAQQQHQNQHPNQNTGHGGNSRDAGHKRQNHQQRGGNNNQRNNDFYQQSRDRRDSGRHTDGNYNNQHEVRGGNNYSNQRNNHQRGGGGGGGGQNHAWTMHRGGPNNANNMMVRNRGGGRGRMQNQGFRPMGGPGGNQNKPRNPKNAIKFLQDFDFEQANVKFEELRSQLSKLKINGETDKKEDSGNETGAGEHEPEEEEITVGYDKTKSFFDNISCEAAQDRSKNKKNDWRQERKLNSETFGFSSTRRGGYRGRGNYYNRNMGSYGGGYNRNYRGGSNYRNRSRNPNAAANNANGGASNTNTGNSGTSNNNNGANTAVALKTQVQTPQTSVSASGSTPNATKLATVENSNTPQPIAAGGVGQ
- the LOC105233086 gene encoding protein LSM14 homolog B isoform X5, which encodes MSAGMPELGSKISLISKADIRYEGRLYTVDPQECTIALSNVRSFGTEDRETQFQIAPQSQIYDYILFRGSDIKDIRVVNNSLPHPNDPAIMQVQLQNGQHMMPHFPMPNMNPPHAPPMNTVGGYGNPFGMGGLGIGGAGGAAPSLAPGSGAPGPYILGGGNQPQSTQPPQPQQQQQSKSQQQQKQPNILAGASRSTTPMSHVSLKSGSPDLAAQQQHQNQHPNQNTGHGGNSRDAGHKRQNHQQRGGNNNQRNNDFYQQSRDRRDSGRHTDGNYNNQHEVRGGNNYSNQRNNHQRGGGGGGGGQNHAWTMHRGGPNNANNMMVRNRGGGRGRMQNQNAIKFLQDFDFEQANVKFEELRSQLSKLKINGETDKKEDSGNETGAGEHEPEEEEITVGYDKTKSFFDNISCEAAQDRSKNKKNDWRQERKLNSETFGFSSTRRGGYRGRGNYYNRNMGSYGGGYNRNYRGGSNYRNRSRNPNAAANNANGGASNTNTGNSGTSNNNNGANTAVALKTQVQTPQTSVSASGSTPNATKLATVENSNTPQPIAAGGVGQ
- the LOC105233086 gene encoding protein LSM14 homolog B isoform X2: MSAGMPELGSKISLISKADIRYEGRLYTVDPQECTIALSNVRSFGTEDRETQFQIAPQSQIYDYILFRGSDIKDIRVVNNSLPHPNDPAIMQVQLQNGQHMMPHFPMPNMNPPHAPPMNTVGGYGNPFGMGGLGIGGAGGAAPSLAPGSGAPGPYILGGGNQPQSTQPPQPQQQQQSKSQQQQKQPNILAGASRSTTPMSHVSLKSGSPDLAAQQQHQNQHPNQNTGHGGNSRDAGHKRQNHQQRGGNNNQRNNDFYQQSRDRRDSGRHTDGNYNNQHEVRGGNNYSNQRNNHQRGGGGGGGGQNHAWTMHRGGPNNANNMMVRNRGGGRGRMQNQGFRPMGGPGGNQNKPRNPKNAIKFLQDFDFEQANVKFEELRSQLSKLKVGEEPKTEQINGETDKKEDSGNETGAGEHEPEEEEITVGYDKTKSFFDNISCEAAQDRSKNKKNDWRQERKLNSETFGFSSTRRGGYRGRGNYYNRNMGSYGGGYNRNYRGGSNYRNRSRNPNAAANNANGGASNTNTGNSGTSNNNNGANTAVALKTQVQTPQTSVSASGSTPNATKLATVENSNTPQPIAAGGVGQ
- the LOC105233086 gene encoding protein LSM14 homolog B isoform X4, with protein sequence MSAGMPELGSKISLISKADIRYEGRLYTVDPQECTIALSNVRSFGTEDRETQFQIAPQSQIYDYILFRGSDIKDIRVVNNSLPHPNDPAIMQVQLQNGQHMMPHFPMPNMNPPHAPPMNTVGGYGNPFGMGGLGIGGAGGAAPSLAPGSGAPGPYILGGGNQPQSTQPPQPQQQQQSKSQQQQKQPNILAGASRSTTPMSHVSLKSGSPDLAAQQQHQNQHPNQNTGHGGNSRDAGHKRQNHQQRGGNNNQRNNDFYQQSRDRRDSGRHTDGNYNNQHEVRGGNNYSNQRNNHQRGGGGGGGGQNHAWTMHRGGPNNANNMMVRNRGGGRGRMQNQNAIKFLQDFDFEQANVKFEELRSQLSKLKVGEEPKTEQINGETDKKEDSGNETGAGEHEPEEEEITVGYDKTKSFFDNISCEAAQDRSKNKKNDWRQERKLNSETFGFSSTRRGGYRGRGNYYNRNMGSYGGGYNRNYRGGSNYRNRSRNPNAAANNANGGASNTNTGNSGTSNNNNGANTAVALKTQVQTPQTSVSASGSTPNATKLATVENSNTPQPIAAGGVGQ
- the LOC105233086 gene encoding protein LSM14 homolog A isoform X1, whose product is MSAGMPELGSKISLISKADIRYEGRLYTVDPQECTIALSNVRSFGTEDRETQFQIAPQSQIYDYILFRGSDIKDIRVVNNSLPHPNDPAIMQVQLQNGQHMMPHFPMPNMNPPHAPPMNTVGGYGNPFGMGGLGIGGAGGAAPSLAPGSGAPGPYILGGGNQPQSTQPPQPQQQQQSKSQQQQKQPSELLTNNNNNLTHVQQPDQIQEQTQQLSLHNKTIASTIPTNQTQLQQHNDLNASTQTNLTPTSNTLNLGAIGGAGSIIGSNGNSGGVIGSNRITSGGASLIGGLLGSGGGASSGSNITILGATNKVKKIMSQAALKEHKDQDILAGASRSTTPMSHVSLKSGSPDLAAQQQHQNQHPNQNTGHGGNSRDAGHKRQNHQQRGGNNNQRNNDFYQQSRDRRDSGRHTDGNYNNQHEVRGGNNYSNQRNNHQRGGGGGGGGQNHAWTMHRGGPNNANNMMVRNRGGGRGRMQNQGFRPMGGPGGNQNKPRNPKNAIKFLQDFDFEQANVKFEELRSQLSKLKVGEEPKTEQINGETDKKEDSGNETGAGEHEPEEEEITVGYDKTKSFFDNISCEAAQDRSKNKKNDWRQERKLNSETFGFSSTRRGGYRGRGNYYNRNMGSYGGGYNRNYRGGSNYRNRSRNPNAAANNANGGASNTNTGNSGTSNNNNGANTAVALKTQVQTPQTSVSASGSTPNATKLATVENSNTPQPIAAGGVGQ